Part of the Amblyraja radiata isolate CabotCenter1 chromosome 34, sAmbRad1.1.pri, whole genome shotgun sequence genome, GGCAGTGCAGAGATGCAACAACCTATTGCTGTGGAGCTGTGAAACTAGAAGACAGGGTGATTTCCTGCTCCATGTACACACTTCCCATTCGAGTGGTGAATAAATGTGGATGCCAGAGATGCATCGATAGCAAAGCAATTGTCCGTGGCCGTGCAGTGGCTGCCGACGATGGGGAACCCATGCGATTTGGACAGATTTTTATGGGTGGAAAAAAAATCAGCATGACTGGGTACAAAGGCACCTTCTCAATTATGGTTCCTGCAGACATTGACAGGTTAGTCCTCACTTTTGTGGATCGCTATCAGAAGTTTGTTAATACCACAAAGGTACTTCCCTTTAACAGAAAAGGAGGTTCTGTGTTCCACGAGGTTAAACTTCTCAGGAAAAAGCCAGAGATAATGTTGGATTGTTCCATCAGCAACACCATCAGCCTCGGGTCAAAGGAAAACCAAGACCCAGTAGCTGAACTGGAGATCCCACCCAACTCTTTCTACAGGGAGAATGGGGAAATATACAGAGGGTTGGTGAAAGCCAGTGTCACCTTCCTGGATCCAAGGGATATCTCACTGGCCTCAGCAGTACAAAGTGATCTCAACTTCATTAACGAAGAAGGTGATGTTCTACCTTTGAGGACATACGGCATGTTTTCTCTGGATTTTAGAGATGAAGTCGCAAACGAGAGACTCAATGCAGGACAGGTGAAGCTATTTTTGGACACTGCCCAAGTCAATATACCAGAACACTTGGAGCAAATGAAGCTGTGGTCACTCAATCCTGAAACTGGCTTCTGGGAAGAAGAAGGTTCCTTCACTTTTGTTCGAAGTCGTCGAGGTAAACGTGAAGAGCGAACCTTCCTGGTGGGCAACATGGAGATTCGGGAGAGAAGGCTATTTAACCTGGATGTCCCAGAAAGCAGAAGGTGCTATGTGAAAGTTCGATCCTTTCGAGGTGATCGATTTACATCGGGAGATCAGTTAGAGGGAGTGGTTGTATCTCTCATTAACCTGGAGCCCACGCCAGGATTTGCCTCCAACCCCCGGGCGTGGGGCCGCTTTGATAGCGTGGTTACTGGTGCCCATGGGGCTTGTGTGCCCGCTTTCTGTGACGACCAACAACCGCACGCTTATTCTGCTTATGTGACGGCGACTCTTGGAGGAGAGGAGCTGGAGGCGGTGGCTTCCTCCCCCACTGTGAATTCCAACACAGTCGGTGTTAAAGAACCCTTTCTGCACAAGCTCCAGTACAGGAGGTCAGATCATGAGGAtcccagagataaaaagacagcTTTCAGGATAAATGTGGCCAAGCCCAATGCCAACTTACCAGCGGAAATAAATGGTCCCATTTATCCATATGAGAAATTAAGAGAGTGTGAAACGGCTCCTTTTAGTGCTGGCCATTTCCGATTTTACAGAGTAGAGGGGGACAGATACGACTACAACACCGTGGCTTTCAATGAAAATGACCCAATGAGTTGGACAGAAGACTACCTCGCGTGGTGGCCACGGCCAATGGAATTCCGGGCTTGTTATGTAAAGTTGAAGCTGAGTGGAAGGCATGAAATTACAGTGAGATCTCGAAACATGGGAGGAACTCACCCTCGGACAGTGGGTCAGATGTACGGGCTCCGGGATGTGCGGAGTACCCGTGATATGACCCAGCCTGGCGTTTCTGCTGTTTGTCTGGAGTTCAAATGCAGTGGCATGCTCTACGACCAAGAGAGGGTCGACCGCACACTGGTGAAGATCATCCCTCAAGGTCACTGCCGCATGGAAAATATAAACAGCATGTTACGGGAATACCTGGTCAACCACCTGCCTCTCGCTGTCAACAATGACACCAGTGAGTTTACCATGTTGGCTCCACTTGACCCTCTTGGCCACAATTATGGCATCTATACGGTGACTGACCAGGATCCAGTCATAGCCAAAGAGATGGCACTGGGGAGATGTTTTGATGGAAGTTCAGACAGTGTCTCGAGAGTCATGAAGTCTAATGTAGGCGTGGCATTGACCTTCAATTGTGAGGACAAGCCGGTGGGTCACCAGAATGTCTTCCAGACCCTGCAGAACTTCCCAGGACAGCAGCCTGTATATAATcagaggatggggagaggtaaGCGAGGCCGGGGAAAGGGCGTTAAACTGCGAGGACTTCGCCTGAACAAAAAACTGAGGAAACAGAGGGAGGTACCTAGAAGGAAGGCATTACGGCCTGTTGTTTAGTGACATGGTCAAAGCTGCACTTTGCTCCAAACTGCATCGTTTTACAGGGTCAAGCCTTCCTTAAGGAAATTAGTTCCAAATATTCTATGAACTGTGATATCAATTCCCTATTCTATTTATTTCTGATACTGTTTCATAACAGTGGTTTCCAGTTTGCACCAGGTACCATGCATTCAAGCAATTCTGTGTTGGAAATGGCATTCAGCAGCTTTCTCTAAGTGCCAGCTTGATCTTGCTACAACCTtcgataaattggataggtatatggacgggaaaggaatggagggttatggtctgaatgcaggtagatgggactaggtgagaataagtgttcggcacggactagaacggCTGTGAagacctgtttccgtgatgtaattgttatatggttatataattatTGCATACTCTGCTTGTAGTTAGTATTATGGAATACATGATGTTTGTAAAAATAAATGGCTCACATTTTACATCTGCATTGTTCTGCTACATGTGATTCTGCTCACTAACAGTGTGTAATCCTGAAGGACTGCGGGGCGGGGGGGTTGCATGGGTTGAGGGATGGGCTTCCTTACAGCTGAGCAAAGCTCAGGGAGATGTTCAAAACTATGTGCAGTTTGATGCTATAAGTAGAACCTGTCGCGGTGGGACGGAAACTTGGTCCTTAACTTTGTAATTTACAACAAGACAGGCAACTGGAATCCTTCACTGCAAGTTCTACTTTCTAGAAATGCCAACACTACACTAAATTGTTACAGAACACTTTAcctgttttaaatatttaaaatttccTAACTTTGCTGAGTTGTTGCCTACAAACATTCCTCGTGTGATCTTGGTCAACTGACTACCCATCATCTTGCTTCCACTTATCACTACTTACTTAGATTGCAGTATCTGCACGATCTTGTATTTTAACATACCAATAAAATTAGTCCTATGTAATTCCCCGTGGTAATCAGACACCATCTCTTCAAAACAGTCTGTCAGTTTCACCGTACTCTTTTTGAAGCTGCAATCCTAGATTTGTATATTCTAACCCTTCCCGTTACCCTGCTTATCACTACCAATATATCTCTCTacatgcctccaccacccactcaggcaatgcattccaaacTACCTCTGGGTGGAAAAAAACACCCTCTTCTTCTGATTCCCCTTCAACCTATGCCCTGTCGTTTTAGACATCTCTGCTGTGGGGAAAGGTTTGCTGCTGTCCCCTTGTATCCAAATGGTccaacccaggcaacatcctggtgaatctccggtGCATCTCGCCTGATTTCTGTCACAGGCAATGTTCTATCCAAGCTTCAGACATCAGTATTGATGCCAAGCCTATTAAGTGTATATTATCAAAAACCTTTGAAAATCTATAAATAACAGTAACCAGATTTCCGTTCTTgatcctctctcctccacctcatcAAAAACCTCACAAAACTGGTGAATGATCTTTACTGCTACACGGATTTCCCAGGCAGCCCTCCAACCCACCACCATTAGCCAGTGACAGGCTTTACCCCCAAGGTGTAATCTGCACATTCATCGCAAGCCTCAATAATGTGAAATAATTGAACTTAAATTACAGAATCACTTACATCTTTATGATCAAGTCACAATCCAGTTTATTTTGACATTTTATTGATCCTTGTTTTAGGTGTGTATGTTTGAAACTGGGCTACATTTTGATCAGCTGGGCTCCTTTGATAGTATGGATGGAGGTATCCATTATAAAAATCTGCAGCCGAGAGCAGCTTCTTCAATACCACTCGCTTGAAGCCAGTCCAGCCATTCTAGAGAGAAACACGGGTGAAACATTAGTTAGAGTTCATGTGCACAAGCTGTACAGTTGATCAGCTCGGCAGTATCTTCTCTGCCAATCCTCTTGGGTATGCAAGAACAAAATCAAATGAGTATCATAAATTGCATTCAATATCAACATCATAGTGCCTGAGATGATAAATATATATTTCAACTCCCCAATAATATTATCTCGCCATGGGACTCTGAGAACAAGATCTCACCATCAtgtggtacagcacagaaacaagctcatTGACCCTTGCCAACATTTTtgtccatctacactactcccatttGTCCCATTAGGTCTGTGTATCTATTTAAATATCTGTTTAAATGCCACTTCAACTTAGTGATTCCACCAGCTCATCTGGCAACAAATTCCAGATGTCAACCACTATCTGAAAGAAGGATTTACCCCTCAGATCACCTATAAAACACCCTCCACCCTCCTGTTTTTTATATATACTATGGGAGAAATATTCTGCCGGTCTACCTTATGCCTCTAAAAATGTTAAATGCTTCTATCAGGTAACTCATTGGCCTCCTTCAATCCAAGGAAAACATCAAATGTCTCTCCATAACTCGTCTTtcatctggcaacatccttgtaaatctcctctgcacgctCTCCAGTGCagtcacatccttcctgcagtgcGGCAACTAGAACGATATCCAACATTGCAAGTGCAATCCAGCCAGTGTTTGGCagagttgttacaaaacctactgaTCCTTATACTCAGTGTCCTGACCTATGAATCCATGCGTGCCTGCTTCACCATCCTATCCCTCTGTGTTGCCATTTTGAAGGGACAATAGATCGCTCGGTCTGTTCATCACATTCCCTCacaccctaccatttactgtctgTGTTCTACCCCTATTTGACGTCTCAAAATGCATCATGTAGATAGTTCCTGCCGTTACCGAGGTCTCACTTGCTCGTTACCACAGTAACAGTCAGCTCGTCTGCTTGCTAATGAGGCCTcaaatcccattgtttaagaccaAGGTCGCAGAAGTAATATATCGGAAGGAACAAGACAGTGGCCATCCGGTAGGAGTGAGATAAGAGACAAAGGGTCCACTCCAAGACAAGTCTCTTATCTCATTCCTACCGGATGGTATGGAAGTACACATATAGCAGCAGACATCAGCTATTTTACTTAATACTCACGTGATTGTTAGTCATTTAGCAGCACACTCATGCTATTATTAGTTATTTAATTAAATCATTTATTCAATATCCTTTGGTAAACAAGTTACTTATTTCTACTTTTATATCTTTGTATTCTTAGTAATTCATTTGTATCTTTGGATTCTTAGTGATTCAAACTATAAACTGGTATGTAACCTTTGTAACTGTGTGGCAGCTGGGAGATAAGGGTAGCGAAATAGAGGGTGATAAATGAGTTGGAACAGACCAAGACAGTAAATAAGGGAGATATGGGAAGAGATATAAGAATTGAGATAAGACTGGACCAACATTGGAAGTTAATGGTGGCAGGGCAGAGTGTCAGTATAGAAGATGGATGGGTACAAGAGGAGTATGTGTATGCAAGATAAGGTAGAAGAGATATGACTGAAAACCCGTAATAAAAAGCTGGCCGCTGCAGTGTGTGAGCAGTCGGGTGGTTGTCTTCCTGAGTGTTGCAGCCgttgtttgcaaataaaggcttttcgACTTctcgaagaattctccgtgtctgtgtcatcttatccaactcTGAGTTTCGGTAACCACGACAATGGCCACTGTCTTGTTGCTTCAGATTTATTACTTCCGAGACCTTGGTCTTAAACATGCCAGACTTCCAATTTTTGGCTGTTGTTTAGTGAATCTGAGAGAGGTTACAATGCAGTATTGACTCTATTCTAATTTTGAATGTTCATCGGCTGGTTACTCACTCCTTAACAGTCACTTCTTCCATTAGAAATCTTGATATTTTTTCCTATCATCAttctccaaccagcgcggcctgcgcacatcgggagcctcggtctccggggaggatgcggcagctccagacattccaagccgttgaggagtgttcacccgacgccggagttccatcttcccggcaagagggcctgaaaacatcggactgccgtagcggcgactgcggaggccacaataggtctgactatgggtgaacaggggacgggactggactttgctgccttcccccacagtgggaaccattgtggggggaagtttttatgtttattgttaaatttttaaatgttgtgtcttatctttattcgtgtgctgcaatggcaagtcaaatttcactacaccaattggtgtatgtgatcatAAATGTCCTTTGCATCCTTTGAAGATCCTCACAGACCTTTAACCATGTGGCATCCACCAGAGGTCTATTCAGGCTGTAAACAATGTCATTCTTCTATTCTGTGATGGCTATTTTAATCCTTTGACTAACGCACACACATTCCTGGGTCCattaaatcacccccccccccccaccctgtctgGAGAATGGAATTAGAGAGAGGGATAGGCAACTAACTTCAGAGCCTGCAAACTGTACCGGAGCAAATATGGTTGTTAACAAAGTAAAGGAAAATTCAGAAACCTTCAGATGCACCGAAATTAAGACAGAATGCAATGTCAAAATGTTACCTTGCAGCGTATCAAAAGAATGTTCGATTCCTTATGGAAGTGGGCAGTTCCAGGGATTAACTGTTCCTGTGTGGCTGCTGCAGAAACAAACATTAAACAACTCAGGAGAAGCAATTCTGCAAAGTTTCTCAGCGATACTGGTTCATGCCACTTGCAGAAATTCTAAGTGTAGGAAAGTGGGTACACTTCTAGAATCTTCAGAATTCgcaaataataaaaatataatGGCTGCCAACTCTGAAGTCAGCCACCAGACCAGCTAGAATCGATGGTTTCTCAATCAGACTCCCAAGCGCCTACAGTAATGGAGGCGACACATGTTCAAATACAATAACACTGCAGATGCAGGACTGCGGCTCCAGAAATGTAACCTTTGATTCTCTCTCCACTAATGCTTCCTGACCAGATGAGATCACCAGCAATTTTATTCCAAGACTATTCAGAAAAaggatgttttgtttttttaaagtgcCAGCACAAGTGACAAGTGCTGTCTGCTTTTGTCAAACTGGTTGTGATGTTTTAAATTAGAAGTGTTAAATGTTTTCAGATGATTTGGGGTTAAAAAGATAATAAACTATTTAAAAATTAACATTCCAAAACACTGCAAAATGCTTGAGATCCGAGGGTTTTGTTGGCCGGGCTTTTCCCTTCGACTCGTCGAGCCTTGGCTGGAGCTTGGATCCCTTGGCCGGTGAGGAAGGTCAAGCACATGTGGATCGCGTTTGTTTAGACTTGGGTAAACCATAGATTGCAACTGCTGGCCAAGAATGTCTATTAGCAATATCTGGGCCGATAATCTCCTTCATTTCCGTGAACTCCAACTATAAAACCCACAAAGGATTTaatcaaatgccttctggaaatccATGCAGATAGCATCTGTCAACATGGTTTTAATCACCGACAGCACGCAAAACTCCAGATGAGGTCACACCATGGCCGTATACATCTGCAGAAAGACATCCTGATTCTGCACCCAAACCTGTTGCAAAGCAGGTGAACCGGACTCCCTGCTGCACTGAGCTTTCAGCTACcgatgtacaagggcacccaaGGACTTTCCCTTTTACAAACTGTTTACAATTCTCAGGCCTGCTGTGGTGCTGGTGGTTTTGTAGGTAGTGATTTGGTGTTTTGGCAGCATTGTGCAAAACCTCAAGCCCCTGCAGaggaatatttagtttagtttattgtcacctgtagcgaggtacagtgaatagcattTTGTAGCGTGCTATGCAGTCAGCCAAAAAaacgacatgattacaatcgagccagtgtacagatagaggataaagggaataaagtttagtgcaagataaagtccagtaatgtccaattaaagttagtttgagggtctcccatgagatagatggtagctcaggactgctctctaattggtgttaggatgattcagttgcctgataacagctgggaagaatctgcccctgaatctggaggtatgcgatttcacacttctgtacctcttgcctgatgcgagagggaagaagaggtggtgtccagggtgagactcgcccttgattatgctgctggccttgccgaggcagcgtgaagtgtagatggagtcaacggaagggaggttggtttatgtgatggtctgggtagtgtccacaattctctgcaatttcttgcgttcttgaatggagctgttcccaaaccatgctgcgatgcatcccaataTCATgccttctacggtgcatctgcagaagttggtgagagtttgtGTGGTGACATGTCCTgcaacctctcccccaccccaaagGAGCTCTTTCTAAATGAGATGTTTGGGAGGGGAGCTCAATCCCATGGGTGGTGCTGCTGGCAGCCGAGGGAATTCCCAGCACTCCTGGAAGTCAGGATGACTACATCTGTGGGATTGGTCTTGGTCCGGCCAGCTCGATTGCCAACCGGCAACATTATACACccttgacacaaagtgctaaagtaactcagtgggtcaggcagcatctctgaagaaaaaggatgggtgacattttgggttaggttaacctatgatgagtgtttgtcggcactggggttcagaagaatgagggtggacctcaatgaaacagaatagtgaaaggcttggatagagtggatgtggagaggatttttccactagtgggtgagtctgtgACCGGGGGTCATGGCCTCagcattaaaggacgttcttttaggaaggagatgacgagAAATTCTTTctaaattctttagtcagagggtggtgaatctgtggaattctttgccacagaaggctgtggaggctaagtcagtggataattttaaggcagagatagatagatagattcttgattagtacaggttgattagtcagaggttatggggagaaggcaggagaatggggttaggagggagagacagatcagccatgattgaatgttggagtagacttgatgggccgaatatcctaattctactcctatcatttacgaTCTTATGAGAATGCTTCATCAGACCCCAGTCCGAAatttcatccatcctttttctccagagatgctgcctgacccactgagttactccagcactttgtgtctatcttcggtataaaccagtatctgcagttccatctgaaACTACAGAGCATCTGCGAGGCGAATAGCTACATGGAGAACAGCACAACTGTAGGTGAGGGGGTCAGAAAAAGAAAGGATGGAAGGAAGGCTGGCCAGGACTCAGGGAAACTCAGAGTGCATCTCACTCATGTGGACAAGACAGATGGCACTTCAGTTCAATTTCCTCTCTAAAGCGCTGCACTTCACACGGTGCTCTAAATCAGCACTGATCCTGTGTGTCAGCCTTGATTCCATGCTCATGTTTCCGAAGTGGTTTTCAAACTCATGACAGCCGAGTGAATCGTGCACTACCCCAAGGTTCatttgctgaaaggctgcaggacagTCTGAGCTTCcacagagagaaggcagagaggggagccATGCTCAGCCTCAGCTCCTGCCTGTCCCCATTGCACAATCTGAAACAACCTACCCTGGAAGTCAGGAATTTCTTCGACATCCACTAAATCCATCAGCTTCACGGTCTTGCCCATCCACAGTGTCCGCAACAATACCTGCGACAACCGAATGAATGTCAATTAATTCCATGCCCTTCCACATAATCAACAGCATTGTGTCAGTTCACCAGCGATATTAATTTCTCTCCCCATCTTTATGTTCCATTCACCTATCCTTATCCAATCCGTGGAACACGGGAGGCATACGAAGTGAATGGGCTCTCCATTTCAGCCATTAACTGCTGGAAACTCCTTCAACCCCAGGCATTGGGCACCTACTCTGGAATGACGCTGTGGCTCACCGAGATAGTTCAACACCATTGTATCAGGAGCAGTGCGGGATGTACAATAAGTCCCAGCTTTGCCAGTGAAGACCACATCCAATAAACACATGAAGGGAAATGCCCAGCAGGGCTTGAAATTAACAGTTGCCTGTTAATGCCACTGGCCACCTAAATtcctgccgggcaacctaaaagccatgccactTTGTCCAGCTTGGCAAGCAACCggaacacctgccgttcaactctgagtgggcccccccccccccccccccccctccccccctctatctctctctctgtcactctccgtctccgcccgccatccgtgtccgggtctcCGCCCTCTGCCCGCTctacatccgccggcacggccggccgccctgcacatgcgcactgccacagcaactggtcggcgccgggcactctctccctccctttgcactgtgggagatctggccgccatttttgtccggtcgccgccttgccgcgaccgctgaaacccaacgcagaatcactccctggagctggagtaactccctggagtaactcttgcttcttggttacctggtcctccaaaaaggaatttaaactggaggtgatagagggtccatcaccaaactccaaactctgaacaataacagcctattgcactgtaTCTGTTCAttgattgtgtatatatatggtctatggtatatagacacactgaacttttatctcctgttctgtactatgtttacatattctgctgtgctgcagcaaacaagaatttcattgacctatctgggacacatgacaataaaacgctcttgactcttgacttggacttaagcaaaagagggttcttggggaaaaaagagctacattaaatttagttgcgtatggttgggtaactatggtagggtgaagactattccatactTTAACTGTGTGGGGGAACTCcacggagcagccagcatctctggatagaagaaattgggtgacgtttcgggtagagacccttctttagactccctctggttttggtgtttttagtttaatttaaagataaaagcccaccgagtccacgctgaccacgatcacccgtacactagctctatccctcatattagcgacgtaagtcaagagtcaagagtgttttcttctctcacgtcccagttagaacaatgaaatccttacttgcagcagcacaacagattatgtaaacatagcactctgtaaacaatgttataaacaagtAAACAAaacgtgtatatttatatatgaatatatgacTCTGTTataggttgggtctgaaaaaagtTCCTGCATACCTTTGGAATGTGAAAGCAAACAAGagctgccggagaaaacccatgcgatcaaaaggaaaaggggaaatccatacagacagcacccatattcaggatcaattccgggtctctggcacttttaggcagcaactttatggccaatgtactgccccatagtcttgaactgaattaaaacatgcagtagctgtaaagggggacatagtgtCACTTagcgatttaagactgaaaatggagtttcgtttttttagtaaccaaagttatcaacgtataattttttgtgtgttggaaaacaaaatatagtggcacagctagtagacttgctgcctcacacgccagagatctgtgttcaatcctgtcctcgggcactgtctgtgttgaatttgcacattctccccgcaagcgtgtgggtttcattccacatcccaaagacgcattggctttgtaggttaacttgtctctgtaaaattgaccctaatgtgtagggggtgggtgaggaaagtgggattacaGAACTTGTATGAATGGGTgggagacaaaaaagctggagaaaatcagcgggtgaggcagcatctatggagcgaaggaataggtgacgtttcgggtcgagacccttcttcagactgatgtcggtgggggggtgggaaaaaggaaggaagaggcggagacagtaggctgtgggagagctgggaatgggaggggaaggagggagaaagcatggactacctgaaatttcAGAAGccaaagttcataccgctggggtgtaaactacccaagcgaaatatgatgtgctgttcctccaatttgtggtgggcctcacttctagccatggaggaggcccaggacaaaaaggtcggattcggaatgggagaggaagtttaagtgctgagccaccgggagatcaggttggttattgtgaactgagtagaggtgttgtgcgaagctatcgccaagcctgtgcttggtctcaccgaggttgatcatacgctgaataatccaaccacatttttgtttgggagtggaaagaaataatagaaattgcattctttgcaacgtgtaaaaagagttgagatactgtattataattttgctgcatgtcattgtggtatatatcatgtctgggttggtgaatatgtttagtttgtgactttatttgaagcagaaataatatgtgaatgcttcattgagcataattccgacctacgcactttgtccgagcacattatcgcatgcgtcatgcaaaccgtcttaaatgaccacctaaactgtcatttggcaacctaaaattctgcctaggttgcccggctgacaacagagaaaaaaagcccTGCCCCATCACCACTTCATACACTTACCCTGGACCCGATTGCCCGGTTTAACCGATCAAGCTCCTCCACTGTTTGTTCCTCCCAATTCACCCAACTGTCAGCAACAGTGATTTTGGGAGCTGCAAataaaacattacataaaaatgtatTGAAGTCCCTTTTGCATAAATCACCCATTCCCACCCAAGGTCCTTGACATTCAattatataaatatctgggatgaTTTGTTTGATAATATCATATTATTAGATGTAAAACATTTCAGATATGTTGTGAATTAATAAATAGATGTAACGTCTCAAAGGGCCAGTATCAATGCAGAGAATTCTCTGGCACTCACCAAATGTGATTCCATCTTTGCTTTGTTCCCGTTTATTCTCTATATGTTCTGGCAGACTTTTCAATACTGACAAGAGCTGAAACAATTAAATCAGTAGGTTTAAAAATGATTGATTTAGCCAGATTGCACAAAATCAGTAGAAACAGGAGGCTATttagcccctcaagcctgctccaGCATTGAATAggaacatggctgatctaacatTCCTCACCTACCTTCCTGCCTTTCACCCATTATCCTCAATTCCCTTACTGATTAGAAATCTATCTTTCTCAGTCTTAGATATAGCCAAAGACCATATTTCTCTGCAGCAACgagttccaaagactcacaaTCCTTATGAAAATTCTAcatcatctctgtcttaaataggaGTCTCCTTATTCTGAAACCATTCTCTCTGCTTCTAGAGTGTCACAAGAGAGGAAACATCCAATCAGCATTTAACTTGTCTGGCCTCCCCCAAATAATCTTCTATCTTTCATTGAtcacctttcattcttctaaactccagtgagtggaaTGCCAGCCTGTTTAACCTCCATATCCAGTATCATCAAGTAAACCTCTCCTGAGCTGCCTCCAATAACATAAAGAGGGGAACCAACACATTTGTGGTGTGCTACATGTGGTCTCACTGTGGCCATGTACAGTTGCAGAGACTTCCCTACGTTTACACTCTGACCTCCTCAAAATAATGGCAGACATTCCTTTGGCCTTTGCCATTACCTGCTTCACCTGCGTGCTGGGTTTCTGTTTAT contains:
- the LOC116991715 gene encoding cartilage intermediate layer protein 1-like, with the protein product MELNWAATTLLLAGMICDAARGHWQWTPWFNIDHPGGSGDHERLDAIQRYYPAQLCQTPLGVEARTVHGVPAALTGEAVHLNHQHGFWCVNEEQPSGKHCSNYAVRFRCPTGSASRMALSSWSTWSEWAPCSAGCEQTGVQTRSRACSTAQLPDWRQHCPGPLQEGRMCQGQPCTVTPSTELRLHSLPAKSDGQQQTAGCELRCAMGRVNAACTQCMCEDHSLYGSVRLHDGAPASEATVHLRGSSNKALTVCDNNGKFRIPGLCPDGKTALEIRKPYYGIAVVTLFQSTSRVSTIDIKLKRSEKPFIKKQPQSKVRREGQDVTFCCQVVCNPPANKYLWYHNGSLLDARTAGSGSVLVLHQLQPQQAGQYMCHASNTLGSIKSKPATLTVTVRSAPSCNPTPQSYLIRLPPDCYQNLSQSFYYDVGKCPVTACASAQEPEGQCRDATTYCCGAVKLEDRVISCSMYTLPIRVVNKCGCQRCIDSKAIVRGRAVAADDGEPMRFGQIFMGGKKISMTGYKGTFSIMVPADIDRLVLTFVDRYQKFVNTTKVLPFNRKGGSVFHEVKLLRKKPEIMLDCSISNTISLGSKENQDPVAELEIPPNSFYRENGEIYRGLVKASVTFLDPRDISLASAVQSDLNFINEEGDVLPLRTYGMFSLDFRDEVANERLNAGQVKLFLDTAQVNIPEHLEQMKLWSLNPETGFWEEEGSFTFVRSRRGKREERTFLVGNMEIRERRLFNLDVPESRRCYVKVRSFRGDRFTSGDQLEGVVVSLINLEPTPGFASNPRAWGRFDSVVTGAHGACVPAFCDDQQPHAYSAYVTATLGGEELEAVASSPTVNSNTVGVKEPFLHKLQYRRSDHEDPRDKKTAFRINVAKPNANLPAEINGPIYPYEKLRECETAPFSAGHFRFYRVEGDRYDYNTVAFNENDPMSWTEDYLAWWPRPMEFRACYVKLKLSGRHEITVRSRNMGGTHPRTVGQMYGLRDVRSTRDMTQPGVSAVCLEFKCSGMLYDQERVDRTLVKIIPQGHCRMENINSMLREYLVNHLPLAVNNDTSEFTMLAPLDPLGHNYGIYTVTDQDPVIAKEMALGRCFDGSSDSVSRVMKSNVGVALTFNCEDKPVGHQNVFQTLQNFPGQQPVYNQRMGRGKRGRGKGVKLRGLRLNKKLRKQREVPRRKALRPVV